The following coding sequences lie in one Caproicibacterium argilliputei genomic window:
- a CDS encoding VanW family protein → MRTSEHRYPPSKKAKPRKGLLAVILAVSIVAAGSGIGALLFNRSAAKPESTASSQSAQPVFGSVKVEGVSLQGMTLAKARAAVISHVESKDTGRSYTLTGSEKSYTLSGKDLHITYNINATLQKALNESAADPTDTKDYSLTPVVDQTTLKTRLEELTQPVNQEAKEPTIKSFDGSSFTFTDGTPGVQVDLTALLADTVKAVTAADSGEIAIPTTETPCKYTAADLKGKIQKLGSFTTQSVNTENGTYNMSRALKTVNGTVVAPGGVFSFLGIVGNADKDNGYKMAGALENGVGVQAYGGGICQASSTIYGAVLRSNGEITERSPHSSPSVYVPIGLDATVAYPYLDFKFRNPTDYPMYIQSGADGRTMYCTVYGYKDDSWDKIEVNSKETGTVAPPADVVKVDKTKPVGYREETVKPLSGHYATSSRTFYKNGSVVRTETLFKSYYPPRAAVYVVGPSAAAASSTTSSKPASSSKPTTSSTSSTASSKPAA, encoded by the coding sequence ATGCGTACATCCGAACATCGTTACCCACCATCAAAAAAAGCGAAACCGCGCAAAGGGCTGCTTGCTGTCATCCTGGCCGTTTCCATTGTTGCGGCAGGCAGCGGCATCGGCGCTTTGCTTTTTAATCGTTCTGCGGCAAAGCCGGAAAGCACTGCCTCCAGTCAGTCTGCACAGCCGGTTTTTGGTTCTGTCAAAGTAGAGGGCGTGTCCCTGCAGGGGATGACTCTGGCAAAGGCACGCGCCGCTGTGATTAGCCATGTGGAAAGCAAAGACACTGGCCGCAGCTACACGCTGACTGGCAGCGAAAAGTCCTACACGCTCAGTGGAAAGGATTTGCACATTACTTATAATATCAATGCCACCCTGCAGAAGGCGCTGAACGAAAGCGCAGCGGACCCGACTGACACCAAGGACTATTCGCTGACCCCCGTGGTGGACCAGACCACCCTGAAAACCCGTCTGGAAGAACTGACACAGCCCGTGAATCAAGAGGCGAAGGAACCGACTATCAAATCCTTTGACGGCAGCAGTTTTACCTTTACGGACGGAACGCCGGGTGTTCAGGTTGACTTGACCGCGCTGCTGGCCGATACGGTCAAAGCGGTCACGGCGGCCGACTCCGGTGAAATCGCCATTCCGACCACAGAAACGCCCTGCAAATACACCGCAGCGGATTTAAAAGGAAAAATTCAAAAGCTCGGCAGCTTTACCACCCAGTCGGTCAATACGGAAAACGGCACTTACAATATGAGCCGGGCTTTGAAAACTGTCAACGGTACCGTGGTAGCTCCGGGCGGTGTCTTCTCATTTCTCGGCATTGTCGGCAACGCAGACAAAGACAATGGCTACAAAATGGCCGGCGCTTTGGAAAACGGGGTCGGTGTGCAAGCTTACGGCGGCGGTATCTGCCAGGCCAGCTCCACCATCTACGGTGCCGTGCTGCGCTCCAACGGCGAAATCACCGAGCGCAGCCCGCACTCCAGCCCATCGGTCTATGTGCCCATCGGCCTGGATGCCACGGTGGCTTACCCCTATCTGGACTTTAAGTTCCGCAACCCGACAGACTACCCCATGTACATTCAAAGCGGCGCGGACGGACGCACCATGTACTGCACCGTTTACGGTTATAAAGATGACAGCTGGGATAAAATTGAGGTCAACTCCAAAGAAACCGGCACGGTTGCACCACCGGCAGACGTTGTAAAAGTTGACAAAACCAAGCCGGTTGGCTATCGGGAAGAAACGGTAAAACCTCTATCTGGACACTATGCCACCAGCAGCCGCACCTTTTACAAAAACGGCAGCGTTGTGCGCACCGAAACCCTTTTCAAATCCTATTATCCGCCGCGTGCAGCCGTTTATGTAGTTGGGCCGTCTGCTGCCGCCGCTTCTTCCACGACATCTTCCAAACCGGCCTCGTCCTCCAAACCCACCACTTCCTCCACGTCCTCCACCGCCTCCAGTAAGCCGGCGGCGTGA
- the spoVAD gene encoding stage V sporulation protein AD yields MQRIGSYTLQLDPPAYVLGSGSFAGKKEGEGPLKAYFDATHDDTTLGEDSWEKAESKLQTEAVKTAIQKAHLKSADIQYIFAGDLLNQCISSTYGLRGLGIPFLGQYGACSTMAQGLGMASVFVSSGAAENAVAVTSSHFCSAERQFRFPLEYGGQRTPTAQWTATAAGAAVLGHRPSAISVREVTFGRMTDLGVSDANNMGAAMAPAAVRTLTDYFTDTGTKPQDFDLVLTGDLGYVGSSLLREIMRKAGWNLETNHNDCGLMLYDRKKQDVHAGGSGCGCSGSVVCGYVFKQMEAGALNDVLFAATGALMSPTALQQGESIVGIAHAIHLHRET; encoded by the coding sequence ATGCAGCGCATAGGAAGCTACACGCTGCAGCTTGACCCGCCCGCCTATGTTCTCGGCAGTGGTTCCTTTGCCGGCAAAAAGGAAGGTGAAGGCCCGCTGAAAGCGTACTTTGATGCCACCCACGATGACACCACACTGGGTGAGGACAGCTGGGAAAAAGCGGAAAGCAAGCTGCAAACAGAGGCGGTGAAAACCGCCATTCAAAAAGCACATCTGAAATCAGCCGACATCCAGTACATTTTTGCCGGCGACCTGCTCAACCAATGCATTTCCTCCACTTACGGTCTGCGCGGTCTGGGCATTCCGTTTTTGGGGCAGTACGGCGCCTGTTCCACCATGGCGCAGGGGCTTGGCATGGCCTCTGTTTTCGTCAGCAGCGGTGCAGCGGAAAATGCGGTTGCCGTGACCAGCAGCCACTTTTGCTCTGCGGAGCGGCAGTTCCGCTTTCCGCTGGAATATGGTGGGCAGAGAACCCCAACAGCGCAGTGGACCGCCACCGCCGCGGGCGCAGCGGTGCTGGGACACCGCCCAAGCGCCATTTCCGTGCGGGAAGTCACGTTTGGCCGCATGACCGACCTTGGCGTTTCCGACGCCAACAACATGGGCGCCGCCATGGCGCCTGCCGCCGTGCGGACTTTAACCGATTACTTTACCGACACCGGCACCAAGCCGCAGGATTTTGATTTGGTTTTGACCGGCGACCTGGGTTATGTCGGCAGCAGCCTGCTGCGCGAAATCATGCGGAAAGCGGGCTGGAATCTGGAAACAAACCATAACGACTGCGGCCTGATGCTTTACGACCGCAAAAAGCAGGATGTCCACGCGGGCGGCTCCGGCTGCGGCTGCAGCGGTTCGGTAGTCTGCGGTTATGTGTTTAAGCAGATGGAGGCAGGCGCCCTCAACGATGTGCTGTTTGCCGCCACAGGTGCGCTGATGTCTCCCACAGCGCTACAGCAGGGTGAAAGCATCGTCGGCATTGCACACGCGATTCACCTGCACCGCGAAACCTGA
- a CDS encoding glycosyltransferase, translating to MSVLMENPKISIIVPVYNVGKYVGQCMRTLTHQTISVPYEILAVNDGSTDNSLEVLHQYAAASSRIRIIDQPNAGVSAARTAGMEAARGEYLCFIDGDDYVAPNYLERLYRACTLNDADIACCYYYWHLVSNDILFEYPFRCRGIYTTEEALNILLRDVLIQSFLWCKMYRKELFTRSGVKFPHMCFEDLAVLHEVFAVANRVAVIDEPLYFYNMHCDSTLGKMNPGKVNDYVRAIAMVRAALEKSGQYSHYRESYHALAKKTLNNCNYFVLKLHSESKTLRGLLPDLRQVKQAIDCCCAEPFSSSAVLQALPSMSGRSERHKRLAR from the coding sequence GTGTCGGTTCTGATGGAAAATCCGAAAATCAGCATCATTGTGCCGGTTTACAACGTCGGAAAGTATGTTGGGCAGTGTATGCGCACGCTTACACACCAAACAATTTCTGTTCCTTATGAAATTCTGGCCGTAAACGACGGCTCCACCGACAATTCCCTGGAGGTGCTGCATCAGTATGCGGCCGCCAGCAGCCGCATTCGAATCATTGACCAGCCGAACGCCGGTGTTTCCGCAGCGCGCACTGCCGGCATGGAGGCCGCCCGCGGCGAGTACCTCTGCTTTATTGACGGCGACGACTACGTCGCGCCGAATTATCTGGAGCGCCTTTACCGCGCCTGCACGCTGAACGATGCGGACATCGCCTGCTGCTACTACTACTGGCACCTGGTTTCCAACGATATTCTGTTTGAATATCCTTTCCGCTGCCGCGGCATTTACACCACGGAAGAAGCCTTAAATATTCTTTTGCGCGATGTGCTCATACAATCGTTTCTTTGGTGCAAAATGTATCGTAAGGAGCTGTTTACGCGCTCCGGCGTCAAGTTTCCGCATATGTGCTTCGAGGATCTGGCTGTTCTGCACGAGGTCTTTGCCGTGGCAAACCGCGTTGCGGTGATTGACGAACCACTGTACTTTTATAATATGCACTGCGACAGCACCCTGGGAAAAATGAACCCCGGAAAAGTGAACGATTACGTTCGTGCCATCGCCATGGTTCGCGCGGCTCTGGAAAAAAGCGGGCAGTACAGTCACTACCGCGAAAGTTATCATGCGCTAGCCAAAAAGACGCTGAATAACTGCAATTACTTCGTGCTGAAGCTGCACTCTGAATCCAAAACGCTGCGTGGACTTCTGCCTGACCTGCGGCAGGTCAAGCAGGCGATTGACTGCTGCTGCGCAGAACCTTTCAGCAGCAGCGCTGTGCTGCAGGCACTCCCTTCCATGAGCGGACGTTCGGAGCGGCATAAACGGCTGGCACGGTGA
- a CDS encoding ComEC/Rec2 family competence protein produces the protein MKKILRLLAAVLAPVLLLSGCQLPEDAAALNPRTNSSTASEATASAAALQKKASIWYFDVGQGDSELLQLPDGKTVLIDSGTSESAKGLVKLLKGLNISKLDIVIATHPHADHIGGMLQVLRNFEIGQYVMPRVADDDVPTTKLYTNLLKEMKKKKITATQAKAGLTLLNESGCSITLLAPKKAQYTKLNNYSAVAMVTIGAKKFLFTGDAEKESEQEMVKSGVSLHADVLKCGHHGSKTSTTTAFLKAVSPTAAVISCGRGNDYGFPAPQTLSHLKSAGVKIYRTDEQKTICAQTDGKTISFETGLASATHT, from the coding sequence ATGAAAAAAATTTTACGTTTGCTTGCGGCGGTGCTTGCGCCAGTACTTCTGCTCAGCGGCTGCCAGCTGCCGGAGGATGCCGCCGCCCTAAATCCGCGCACAAACAGCAGCACCGCATCCGAAGCCACAGCGTCCGCTGCGGCTCTGCAGAAAAAAGCGAGCATCTGGTACTTCGATGTGGGGCAGGGTGACAGCGAGCTTTTGCAGCTGCCGGACGGCAAAACCGTTCTGATTGATTCCGGCACTTCTGAAAGCGCCAAAGGGTTGGTTAAGCTTCTCAAGGGGCTGAACATTTCCAAGCTAGACATTGTGATTGCCACCCACCCGCACGCGGACCACATCGGCGGTATGCTGCAGGTTTTGCGAAACTTTGAAATCGGACAGTACGTGATGCCGCGCGTTGCTGACGACGACGTGCCCACCACCAAACTGTACACCAACCTGCTCAAAGAAATGAAGAAGAAAAAAATCACTGCAACCCAGGCAAAGGCAGGTCTGACGCTGCTGAACGAATCCGGATGCAGCATCACGCTTCTGGCACCGAAAAAGGCCCAGTACACCAAACTCAACAACTACTCCGCTGTGGCAATGGTCACCATCGGGGCGAAAAAATTTCTGTTTACCGGCGATGCCGAAAAAGAAAGTGAGCAGGAAATGGTAAAAAGCGGCGTCAGCCTGCACGCGGATGTCCTCAAATGCGGTCACCACGGCAGCAAGACCAGCACGACGACCGCTTTTCTAAAAGCTGTTTCCCCAACTGCGGCAGTCATTTCCTGCGGACGCGGCAACGACTATGGATTCCCGGCACCGCAGACGCTTTCACACTTGAAAAGCGCCGGTGTAAAAATTTACCGCACAGACGAACAAAAGACCATTTGCGCGCAGACAGACGGCAAGACCATCTCCTTTGAAACCGGGCTTGCCAGTGCGACCCACACGTAA
- a CDS encoding NAD(+) synthase, giving the protein MKEPQTKKQDDAVPCDGFFRTAAATPCIRVADCKTNGQAVLKQMRACAAQNVGAVVFPELCLTGYTCGDLFHDRTLLQAAEDALKSILAQTADLPLVAVIGVPVPHGAALYNCAAVCCAGTLLGLTAKRFLPNYSEFYERRWFTPAPAQPLTVQFAGQTALLGSGILYACAERPDLKIGVEICEDLWVPAPPSTELAQTGATLLLNPSASDEIIGKAEYRQELVRTQSARLFCTYVYADAGEGESTTDLVFAGHDLIAENGTVLAASQLFETGILTADTDLERLLQERRRASSWMDSSTPAPTVPFSYSYAFDRSRLQRRFARTPFVPQDTADLAERCERILSLQANGLKTRLKHTGIHAAVLGISGGLDSTLALLVTARAFDLLGLPRSGITAVSMPGFGTTGRTKNNAEGLSRALGVTFREISISAAVHQHFADIGHDEAVQDVTYENSQARERTQILMDIANQQAGLVIGTGDLSELALGWATYNGDHMSMYGVNASIPKTLVRHLVRYAAQSFGGEIGRILLDVLDTPVSPELLPPKDGEIAQKTEEVVGPYELHDYFLYYVLRFGFSPSKIFRMAQDTFAGIYPSAELYHWLKNFYHRFFRQQFKRSCLPDSPKVGSVTLSPRGDWRMPSDASARLWMDELEALQVSNKAFR; this is encoded by the coding sequence ATGAAAGAACCGCAAACAAAAAAGCAGGACGACGCTGTGCCATGCGACGGTTTTTTTCGTACCGCCGCCGCCACTCCATGCATCCGGGTGGCAGACTGCAAAACGAACGGACAGGCCGTACTGAAACAAATGCGCGCCTGTGCCGCGCAGAATGTGGGTGCGGTCGTTTTTCCGGAGTTGTGCCTGACCGGCTACACCTGCGGCGACCTGTTCCATGACCGCACCCTGCTGCAGGCAGCGGAAGATGCGCTGAAAAGCATCCTCGCTCAAACTGCGGACCTGCCACTGGTGGCTGTCATTGGCGTTCCGGTGCCGCACGGTGCCGCCCTGTACAACTGCGCGGCGGTCTGCTGTGCGGGAACCCTTTTGGGGCTGACTGCAAAACGTTTCCTGCCGAATTACAGCGAGTTTTATGAACGCCGTTGGTTCACACCCGCACCAGCCCAACCGCTGACCGTACAATTTGCGGGGCAGACTGCGCTGCTGGGCAGCGGCATTCTGTACGCCTGTGCGGAGCGTCCCGACCTGAAAATCGGTGTGGAAATCTGCGAAGACCTGTGGGTACCTGCGCCGCCCAGCACAGAACTGGCGCAGACGGGCGCAACGCTGCTGTTAAATCCCTCCGCCAGCGATGAAATCATCGGCAAAGCAGAGTACCGGCAGGAACTGGTTCGCACGCAAAGTGCCCGCCTGTTCTGCACCTATGTATACGCAGACGCCGGTGAAGGAGAGTCAACCACCGACCTGGTTTTTGCCGGACACGACCTGATTGCGGAAAATGGCACCGTGCTCGCCGCGTCTCAATTATTTGAAACCGGCATTCTGACCGCCGACACCGACTTGGAGCGCCTGCTGCAGGAGCGCCGACGGGCTTCCTCCTGGATGGACAGCAGCACGCCGGCGCCCACTGTTCCCTTTTCCTACTCCTATGCGTTTGACCGCAGCCGCCTGCAGCGGCGGTTTGCACGCACGCCTTTCGTGCCACAGGACACAGCAGACCTCGCGGAGCGCTGCGAACGCATCCTGTCCCTGCAGGCAAACGGTTTGAAAACCCGCCTGAAGCACACCGGCATTCACGCGGCAGTGCTCGGCATTTCCGGCGGACTGGACTCCACGCTTGCCCTGCTGGTAACCGCGCGCGCTTTTGACCTGCTTGGTTTGCCGCGAAGCGGCATTACCGCCGTTTCCATGCCCGGCTTCGGCACCACCGGCAGAACCAAAAACAATGCGGAGGGGCTTTCCCGCGCATTGGGCGTAACCTTCCGCGAAATTTCCATCAGCGCCGCAGTGCACCAGCATTTTGCAGATATCGGTCACGACGAGGCAGTGCAGGACGTCACCTACGAAAACAGCCAGGCGCGCGAGCGCACACAGATTCTTATGGACATCGCCAACCAGCAAGCCGGTCTGGTAATCGGCACAGGCGACCTTTCGGAACTGGCACTTGGCTGGGCAACCTACAACGGCGACCACATGAGTATGTACGGTGTCAACGCCTCCATTCCGAAAACCCTGGTGCGGCACTTGGTGCGATACGCCGCGCAGTCCTTCGGCGGAGAGATTGGCCGCATCCTGCTGGATGTGCTGGACACACCCGTCAGCCCTGAATTGCTGCCCCCAAAAGACGGGGAAATCGCACAGAAAACCGAAGAAGTGGTCGGTCCCTACGAACTGCACGACTATTTCCTGTACTATGTTCTGCGCTTCGGATTTTCTCCGTCCAAAATTTTCCGTATGGCACAGGACACGTTCGCCGGCATTTATCCGTCTGCAGAACTTTACCACTGGCTGAAAAATTTTTATCATCGCTTTTTCCGCCAGCAGTTCAAGCGCAGCTGCCTGCCCGACAGCCCAAAAGTCGGCAGCGTCACGCTTTCTCCGCGTGGCGACTGGCGGATGCCCAGCGATGCCAGTGCAAGGCTTTGGATGGATGAGTTGGAGGCGCTGCAGGTTTCAAACAAAGCATTTCGGTAA
- the spoVAC gene encoding stage V sporulation protein AC — translation MQLSQQQYQTMYEKTSPNSNLFVDCLWAFCVGGAICALGQVLCNLYLLLVKDLLVARTWVSVTLVGLAALLTACKVYDNLAKHAGAGTIVPITGFANSIVSPAMEFKSEGLVLGVGAKMFTVAGPVLVYGTTASVIYGLILYLFHLY, via the coding sequence ATGCAGCTATCACAGCAGCAGTATCAAACCATGTATGAAAAAACTTCGCCAAACAGCAATCTGTTTGTCGACTGTCTTTGGGCTTTCTGCGTTGGCGGTGCCATCTGCGCGCTGGGGCAGGTGCTGTGCAATCTGTACCTGCTGCTTGTAAAGGACCTGCTGGTGGCCCGCACCTGGGTTTCTGTCACACTGGTGGGACTTGCCGCCCTGCTGACCGCCTGCAAGGTGTACGATAACCTGGCCAAACACGCCGGTGCCGGCACCATTGTGCCCATCACCGGATTTGCAAACAGCATTGTTTCTCCTGCCATGGAGTTTAAAAGCGAGGGGCTGGTGCTCGGCGTCGGCGCGAAAATGTTCACTGTGGCCGGGCCGGTGCTGGTTTACGGCACCACCGCCAGCGTAATTTACGGATTGATTCTGTACCTTTTCCATCTCTACTGA
- a CDS encoding phosphohexomutase domain-containing protein, with protein MLNADWKHFKSGTDIRGVASAGAPDGQPIDLTDETIEKMTAGFVLWLAAKTGTAPQNQTVSVGHDSRISAARIEAAVLRALTGAGCRVLRCGLASTPSMFMTTVDLGCTGAVQITASHHPFFRNGLKFFTREGGLEGSEIEQILEHAQNGDTPPALQGTSETVDYMAQYSARLRKMIQDGVKAADYAHPLTGFHIVVDAGNGAGGFYAKDVLEPLGADVTGSQFLEPDGMFPNHIPNPENEEAMKSVCAAVMQSHADLGVIFDTDVDRGGAVDHRGREINRNRLVALASAIALENAPGGTVVTDSVTSDGLKTYIEDVLGGKQRRFKRGYKNVIDEALRLNKAGVDCPLAIETSGHAAMRENYFLDDGAYLVTKIIIKTAVLRRQGKALEDLFAALPEPEEAAEVRLPILAEDFRTAGEAVLESLRNCAAHQPHWHLVPDNCEGVRISFDERAGDGWALLRLSVHDPILPLNMESNIAGGAAMIASQLYVNLRTHTDIDASPLETFIAND; from the coding sequence ATGCTGAATGCAGACTGGAAACATTTTAAAAGCGGAACGGATATTCGCGGCGTTGCCAGCGCAGGCGCGCCGGACGGCCAGCCGATTGATTTGACTGATGAAACGATTGAAAAGATGACCGCGGGGTTTGTGCTCTGGCTTGCCGCCAAGACCGGCACCGCACCGCAGAACCAGACGGTTTCGGTGGGGCATGATTCCCGGATTTCCGCCGCACGCATAGAAGCAGCGGTGCTGCGCGCGCTGACCGGCGCGGGCTGCCGCGTGCTTCGCTGCGGGCTTGCTTCTACGCCCAGTATGTTTATGACGACCGTTGATCTGGGCTGTACCGGCGCTGTGCAGATTACGGCGAGCCACCATCCGTTTTTCCGCAATGGGTTAAAGTTTTTCACGCGTGAAGGCGGTCTGGAGGGCAGCGAAATTGAACAGATTCTGGAGCACGCACAGAATGGAGACACACCGCCCGCCCTGCAGGGAACCAGCGAAACGGTGGACTACATGGCACAGTACAGTGCACGTCTGCGCAAAATGATTCAGGACGGGGTCAAGGCAGCGGATTATGCGCATCCGCTGACCGGTTTCCACATTGTGGTGGATGCCGGAAACGGCGCGGGCGGTTTTTACGCGAAGGATGTTCTGGAGCCGCTGGGCGCGGATGTTACCGGCAGCCAGTTTCTGGAGCCGGATGGTATGTTTCCAAACCACATTCCAAATCCGGAAAATGAAGAAGCTATGAAATCCGTCTGTGCGGCAGTTATGCAAAGCCATGCGGATCTTGGCGTGATTTTTGATACAGATGTAGACCGCGGCGGTGCGGTGGACCACCGTGGCAGGGAGATTAATCGCAACCGTTTAGTCGCGCTTGCAAGCGCGATTGCCCTGGAAAATGCGCCCGGCGGAACCGTCGTGACCGATTCCGTGACCAGTGACGGGCTGAAAACTTATATTGAAGACGTTCTCGGCGGAAAACAGCGCCGGTTTAAGCGCGGATACAAAAACGTCATTGATGAGGCGCTGCGGCTGAATAAAGCCGGGGTGGACTGTCCGCTTGCCATTGAAACCAGCGGCCACGCCGCCATGCGCGAAAACTATTTTTTGGACGATGGTGCGTATCTGGTCACCAAAATCATTATCAAGACCGCCGTCCTGCGGCGGCAGGGCAAAGCACTGGAAGACCTGTTTGCTGCCCTGCCGGAGCCGGAAGAAGCCGCAGAAGTGCGCCTGCCGATTTTGGCGGAAGATTTTCGCACGGCAGGTGAAGCAGTGCTGGAAAGCCTGCGCAACTGCGCAGCCCATCAGCCGCACTGGCACTTGGTGCCGGACAACTGTGAGGGCGTGCGCATTTCCTTTGATGAGCGCGCGGGCGATGGCTGGGCACTGCTGCGCCTGAGCGTGCATGACCCAATTCTGCCATTAAACATGGAAAGCAACATTGCGGGCGGTGCTGCGATGATTGCAAGCCAGTTGTATGTGAATCTGCGCACACATACGGACATTGACGCTTCGCCGTTGGAAACGTTTATTGCCAATGACTGA
- a CDS encoding late competence development ComFB family protein, which yields MITYKNIMENMVEEMYEKMKDSLGCCQCERCHNDIVAYALNRLPPHYVVSRSGALYAKTFTMEKQHEMDIATEIAKGAMLVRSNPRHDEERSCPA from the coding sequence ATGATAACCTACAAAAACATCATGGAAAACATGGTCGAGGAAATGTATGAAAAAATGAAGGACAGTCTGGGCTGCTGCCAGTGCGAACGCTGCCATAACGACATCGTTGCTTATGCGCTGAATCGCCTGCCGCCCCACTACGTTGTCAGCCGATCCGGCGCGCTGTATGCCAAAACCTTTACGATGGAGAAACAGCACGAAATGGATATTGCCACCGAGATTGCAAAGGGCGCCATGCTGGTTCGCAGCAATCCGCGCCACGACGAAGAACGCTCCTGTCCTGCATAA
- a CDS encoding MGDG synthase family glycosyltransferase, which translates to MKILILTAATGGGHMRAAHAVESYIQTHSSGNQVVVLDALKCVGPLLNHTCCDGYRFLCKRVPKAFGTLYRATNKESPMRGMMFRINYQQSGKLAPTIQNEHPDVILSTHPFATEMVSEMKERGYRVPLVCLMTDYGPHQAWIAPHVDAYVVSNEDMVPQMEKMGVPSEIVYPYGIPVTDVFFQKKDKAALREKMGLAPHKRTVLFMAGSFGVTNIIHIYEDLCTLNLDFQVIVITGKNERLYQEFETAVQDSGKKTRLIYFTHEVENFMHASDLLITKPGGLTVSEALACNLPLAVFDAIPGQEEDNAAFLRSHHMAVKLDECTDVAQVIARLLENPEELDAMQRACEAFDKSKAAQNIFMLMQTLYDRAHPEKTEK; encoded by the coding sequence GTGAAAATCCTGATTTTAACCGCAGCTACGGGCGGCGGTCATATGCGTGCGGCGCACGCGGTCGAGTCGTATATCCAAACCCATTCCAGCGGCAATCAGGTGGTGGTTCTGGACGCACTGAAATGCGTTGGTCCTCTGCTGAACCACACCTGCTGTGACGGGTACCGCTTTTTGTGCAAGCGCGTACCAAAAGCTTTTGGTACGCTGTACCGCGCGACCAATAAAGAATCTCCCATGCGCGGCATGATGTTCCGCATCAACTATCAGCAAAGCGGCAAGCTGGCGCCAACCATTCAAAATGAGCATCCCGACGTCATTTTGAGTACGCATCCGTTTGCAACGGAAATGGTTTCCGAAATGAAGGAGCGCGGCTACCGGGTGCCACTTGTGTGCCTGATGACCGACTACGGCCCGCACCAGGCGTGGATTGCGCCGCACGTGGACGCATATGTGGTCAGTAATGAAGACATGGTGCCGCAGATGGAAAAGATGGGCGTGCCTTCGGAAATCGTCTATCCCTACGGGATTCCGGTGACGGATGTTTTCTTTCAAAAGAAGGACAAGGCTGCTCTGCGCGAAAAAATGGGGCTGGCTCCCCACAAGCGCACAGTGCTTTTTATGGCCGGTTCCTTCGGCGTGACCAATATTATTCATATTTATGAGGACTTATGCACGCTTAATCTCGACTTTCAGGTGATTGTAATCACCGGAAAAAATGAGCGGCTGTATCAGGAATTTGAAACCGCGGTGCAGGACAGCGGCAAAAAAACAAGGCTGATTTACTTTACGCACGAAGTGGAAAATTTTATGCACGCGAGCGATCTGCTGATTACCAAGCCCGGCGGGCTGACCGTCAGCGAAGCGCTGGCGTGCAACCTGCCGCTTGCCGTGTTTGACGCGATTCCCGGACAGGAAGAGGACAACGCCGCATTCCTGCGCAGCCACCACATGGCGGTGAAGCTGGACGAATGCACAGATGTGGCGCAGGTGATTGCGCGGCTTTTGGAAAATCCGGAGGAGCTGGACGCCATGCAGCGCGCCTGCGAGGCGTTTGACAAAAGCAAGGCGGCACAAAATATCTTTATGCTGATGCAGACGCTGTATGACCGGGCACATCCGGAAAAAACGGAAAAGTGA